A genomic region of Papaver somniferum cultivar HN1 unplaced genomic scaffold, ASM357369v1 unplaced-scaffold_3750, whole genome shotgun sequence contains the following coding sequences:
- the LOC113342359 gene encoding myrcene synthase, chloroplastic-like: protein MDFKGERCVNQIEKLKKEATIMLEKATTPLTQLELINAIPRLGMKYLFEKEIKRLLVNIYHNKPNPDGLGYNLHASALRFMLLRQYGFRVSQDVFTVYRDKNGFMEHLSEDVQGMLSLYEAAHFLFEGESILEQAIIFTKRHLVERTYNNIELQNQVNRSLEIPLHWGMERSEARWYINEYKDGQDVNHVFLELAKLVFNMYQAIHQEDLRDLSRWWRSLGVATKLKFARDRLVGSFLCSVGIFPEPRGQRCREWLTKVMNFVLIIDDIYDIHGSFPELELLADVVERWNTKDMEKLPYYMKICFLGYTPSVEECLSNNWLSSSGSVFLVHAFFATNQPITTDVLRALEDDHNLLYCSSMISRLSNDLATSSAELERGDVASSVHCYMREMGSSEEEARKYIRSLIMDTWKKMNESITDTTFDLTFTNVALNLARAAMFFYQYGDGIGIEDDIAKDHVLSLIVKPIL, encoded by the exons ATGGATTTTAAG GGAGAGAGATGTGTGAACCAAATAGAGAAGTTGAAGAAAGAGGCAACCATTATGCTTGAAAAGGCTACGACACCATTAACGCAGCTTGAGCTGATAAATGCAATTCCAAGGCTAGgaatgaagtatctctttgagaaggAGATCAAGAGATTGCTAGTAAACATATACCACAACAAACCGAACCCCGATGGGCTGGGATATAACTTACATGCTAGTGCTCTCAGATTTATGCTCCTCAGGCAGTATGGTTTTAGGGTCTCTCAAG ATGTATTTACCGTCTACAGGGACAAAAATGGGTTTATGGAACACCTGAGTGAGGACGTTCAGGGAATGTTGAGCTTATATGAAGCTGCACATTTTCTTTTCGAAGGCGAAAGTATACTAGAGCAGGCCATAATATTTACAAAAAGACATCTTGTTGAAAGGACTTACAACAATATAGAACTTCAGAATCAAGTGAACCGCTCCCTGGAGATCCCATTGCATTGGGGGATGGAGAGATCAGAGGCTAGGTGGTACATCAATGAATATAAAGATGGACAAGATGTGAACCATGTTTTTCTTGAATTGGCTAAATTAGTTTTCAATATGTATCAAGCCATACACCAGGAAGATCTTCGAGATTTGTCGAG GTGGTGGAGGAGTCTTGGTGTTGCGACAAAATTGAAATTTGCAAGAGACAGGCTGGTTGGGAGTTTCTTATGCAGTGTGGGGATTTTTCCAGAGCCAAGGGGACAACGTTGCAGAGAATGGCTCAcaaaagtcatgaattttgtgcTGATCATTGATGATATATATGACATCCATGGTTCATTTCCAGAACTCGAGTTATTGGCCGATGTCGTTGAAAG GTGGAACACCAAGGACATGGAAAAGCTACCATACTATATGAAAATATGTTTCTTG GGATATACACCATCGGTCGAGGAGTGTTTGTCAAACAACTGGCTTTCATCCTCTGGTTCCGTGTTTCTAGTTCATGCGTTTTTCGCTACCAACCAACCAATCACAACTGATGTTCTACGAGCTCTAGAAGACGATCATAATCTTTTGTACTGCTCGTCCATGATTTCTCGACTTTCCAATGATCTTGCAACTTCATCG GCGGAGCTAGAGAGAGGCGATGTAGCCTCATCAGTACATTGTTACATGCGTGAAATGGGCAGTTCTGAAGAGGAAGCACGTAAATATATTAGAAGCCTTATCATGGATACATGGAAGAAAATGAACGAGTCCATCACCGATACGACatttgatcttacttttactaacGTTGCTTTAAATCTTGCACGAGCAGCCATGTTTTTCTATCAATACGGGGATGGGATTGGAATTGAAGACGATATAGCTAAAGATCAtgttttatctttaattgttaaaCCAATATTGTAA